From Methylovorus glucosotrophus:
GTCAGTTGCGGAAATAATAGCCGTGCCACGCAGGTTACGCTTCTGCTTGGTGGTCTTCTTGGTAAGGATGTGGCGCAGGTGCGAATGGGTACGCTTAACCTTGCCATTACCCAAGAACTTGAAGCGCTTTTTGGCGCCACTCTTGGTTTTCATTTTTGGCATTTTTTTCTCCTGAAGGAACAATAAAAAAGAGCGATCGGGCATGCCTTTAGCCGCGTCGCTACCTCTTGCTGCTTGATACTGGCACCACTTAGCGCCAGTCATCATCAAAACAGCCCGCTATTATAACGCAATAACGGGCTGAAGTTAATGCACTTACTTCTGCTTCTTGTGCGGACCGAGCACCATCACCATCTGACGGCCTTCCATCTTGGGGAACTGCTCTACCACCGCATGTTCCTGCAAGTCGGCTTCCACACGTTTCAAAAGTGCGAGCCCAAGTTCCTGGTGGGTAATTTCACGGCCACGGAAACGCAAGGTAATCTTGGCCTTGTCGCCTTCCTGCAAAAAGCGGATCAGGCTACGCAGCTTGACCTGGTAATCGCCTTCATCCGTGCCTGGTCGGAATTTCACTTCCTTGACCTGAACCTGCTTCTGCTTGAGACGAGCCTCGTGCTGACGCTTGCTTTCGGCATATTTGAATTTGCCGTAATCCATCAAGCGACAGACTGGCGGCTGCGCCTGAGGCGCAATCTCAACCAGATCAATATCAGCTTCTTCCGCTTTTGCAAAAGCCTCATTGAGACTCATGATCCCCAGCGGCTCGCCATCAACCCCCACCAATCGAATCTGTTGTGCAGTGATGTCACCGTTGATTCGTATTTCTTTTTCTTGAGCTATCGCAAATTCTCCAAATTAATCATTAAACGGCCATGCATAAATTTAAACCTTGGCGCCAACGTCCGCCTTGAGTCGCTCTATAAAAGCGCTCACCGACATGGAACCAAGGTCTTCACCCTTGCGGGTACGCACAGCCACTTGTCCGCTTTGCATTTCGCGGTCACCTGCCACTAGCAGATAAGGCAGCTTCTGCAAGCTATGTTCGCGAATTTTATAGGTTATTTTCTCATTCCTCAAGTCCGAATCGACCCGGAAGCCGTTTTTCCTGAGTTCGGCGACCACTTCCTGCACATAAGCAGACTGGCTATCGGTGATATTGAGGACCATGGCCTGAACAGGGGCGAGCCAGGTAGGCATCGCTCCGGCATAGTTTTCAATCAGGATACCCAGGAAACGCTCCATGGAACCGACGATGGCGCGATGCAGCATCACAGGGTGCTTGCGCGTGTTGTCCTCAGCCACATACTCCGCACCAAGGCGCTCTGGCAAGTTGAAATCCAGCTGTATAGTACCGCATTGCCACAGGCGGCCCAGACTGTCTTTCAGGGTAAATTCAATCTTGGGACCGTAAAACGCGCCTTCGCCCGGTTGCAGGTCGAATGCCAGATTATTTTCCCGCAATGCCGCTGCCAGGGATGCTTCGGCTTTATCCCAGGTTTCATCAGAACCCACGCGCTTTTCAGGGCGAGTCGAGAGCTTGACCAGCACATCGTTAAAACCAAAATCCTTGTAAGCCTGGTACAGCATGACAATAAAGTTCGCAACTTCCTGCTTTACTTGATCTTCAGTACAGAAAATGTGTGCGTCATCCTGGGTAAACCCACGCACGCGCATCAGACCATGCAATGCGCCGGAAGGCTCATTGCGGTGGCAGGAGCCAAACTCGGCCAGTCGCAGGGGCAGGTCGCGGTAGCTGTGCAAACCACTGTTGAATATCTGGATATGGCCAGGGCAATTCATCGGCTTCACCGCGTAATCG
This genomic window contains:
- the infC gene encoding translation initiation factor IF-3 yields the protein MAQEKEIRINGDITAQQIRLVGVDGEPLGIMSLNEAFAKAEEADIDLVEIAPQAQPPVCRLMDYGKFKYAESKRQHEARLKQKQVQVKEVKFRPGTDEGDYQVKLRSLIRFLQEGDKAKITLRFRGREITHQELGLALLKRVEADLQEHAVVEQFPKMEGRQMVMVLGPHKKQK
- the rpmI gene encoding 50S ribosomal protein L35, which gives rise to MPKMKTKSGAKKRFKFLGNGKVKRTHSHLRHILTKKTTKQKRNLRGTAIISATDVKRVRAMMPTQ